From one Cryomorphaceae bacterium genomic stretch:
- a CDS encoding AraC family transcriptional regulator gives MLSGLNLKEKHRIFSAPQTDVEHQTVHPADHAVLNVFETQRVTKHFDLKFDNPVVVSMIQGKKVMHLHDRSPFGFVPGQTIVMPASELMYIDFPEASVNHPTQCMALEISNGFVKDTMNWLNEFFPKTDNGAWEWSKDNFLLMNNARVEDGLNRLIKVLVDNDYGRQMRASNTTRELIASLMQTHARHFLLGNLDKLSTRNRLAHVVQYIRKNLSDQLSVDQLANKACLSRAQFFRAFQRELGETPVQFINRERLQRAKQLLLYQGRSVSNACFDCGFSSLNYFSRLFKQVEGVSPTEWLSQQRMRRQGKNVA, from the coding sequence CCGCATTTTCAGCGCACCCCAAACGGATGTAGAACATCAGACGGTACACCCTGCCGACCATGCGGTGTTAAATGTCTTTGAAACCCAGCGCGTAACCAAGCATTTTGATCTGAAATTTGACAACCCCGTGGTAGTGAGTATGATTCAAGGAAAAAAGGTAATGCACCTTCATGACCGCTCACCGTTTGGTTTTGTGCCTGGCCAAACCATTGTGATGCCGGCCTCAGAGCTTATGTACATTGATTTTCCCGAAGCCTCGGTAAATCACCCTACACAGTGTATGGCACTTGAAATCAGTAATGGCTTTGTGAAAGATACCATGAATTGGCTCAATGAATTTTTTCCGAAGACAGACAATGGTGCCTGGGAATGGAGCAAGGATAACTTTTTGTTAATGAACAATGCCCGGGTAGAGGACGGGTTAAATCGGCTGATTAAGGTGTTGGTTGACAATGACTACGGTAGGCAGATGCGGGCCTCCAACACTACCCGTGAGCTGATTGCCAGTCTTATGCAGACCCATGCAAGGCATTTTTTACTGGGAAATCTCGACAAATTGAGCACCCGTAACCGCCTGGCCCACGTCGTGCAGTACATCCGCAAGAACCTCTCCGATCAACTTTCGGTAGATCAGTTAGCCAATAAAGCCTGCTTGTCGCGCGCACAGTTTTTCAGAGCTTTTCAGCGCGAACTGGGTGAAACGCCGGTACAGTTTATCAATCGTGAGCGCTTGCAACGTGCCAAACAACTCTTGCTGTATCAAGGCCGCTCTGTTTCCAATGCGTGTTTTGATTGTGGCTTCAGTAGTCTCAATTATTTCTCGCGCCTGTTCAAGCAAGTGGAAGGTGTGAGTCCCACAGAATGGCTTTCGCAACAGCGAATGCGCCGTCAGGGTAAAAATGTAGCATGA